One Cololabis saira isolate AMF1-May2022 chromosome 18, fColSai1.1, whole genome shotgun sequence genomic region harbors:
- the bmp2b gene encoding bone morphogenetic protein 2b → MVAVVRSLMVLLLAQVLLEGAAGLIPEVGRRKYSESGKQTPEQSESFLNEFELRLLNMFGLGRRPTPSKQAVVPQYMVDLYRMHSANGDHSTKRPKSMGKHAERAASKANTIRSFHHEESREALASLKGKTTQQFYFNLTSIPDEELITSAELRVYRDQVMRDAAPNNSSTSDGAPAGGLHRINIYEMFGVPATDSADPLVRLLDTRLVQDSLNRWESFDVSPAVSKWTSGKGHNHGFMVEVLHPERGEKDGDQRHRHVRVSRSLHQNQDSWPQARPLLVTYGHDGRGDSVLHTREKRQATLRKQRRKHQHKASCKRHALYVDFSDVGWNEWIVAPPGYHAFYCHGECPFPLADHLNATNHAIVQTLVNSVNSNIPRACCVPTELSPISLLYLDEYEKVILKNYQDMVVEGCGCR, encoded by the exons ATGGTCGCCGTGGTCCGCTCTCTCATGGTACTGCTGCTCGCTCAGGTGTTGCTGGAAGGTGCTGCGGGACTTATCCCCGAGGTCGGCCGGAGGAAATACAGCGAGTCTGGAAAGCAGACCCCGGAGCAGTCGGAGAGCTTCCTCAACGAGTTTGAGCTGCGGCTTCTCAATATGTTCGGGCTGGGGCGCAGGCCGACCCCCAGCAAGCAGGCCGTGGTGCCGCAGTACATGGTGGACCTTTACCGCATGCACTCTGCAAACGGAGACCACAGCACTAAACGCCCCAAGAGCATGGGGAAACACGCAGAGAGAGCCGCCAGCAAGGCCAACACGATTAGAAGCTTTCACCATGAAG AGTCTAGAGAGGCCCTGGCCAGCCTGAAAGGCAAAACAACCCAGCAGTTCTACTTCAACCTCACTTCTATCCCCGACGAGGAGCTCATCACCTCTGCAGAACTACGCGTCTACAGGGATCAGGTCATGAGAGATGCAGCCCCAAACAACAGCAGCACTAGTGATGGTGCTCCTGCTGGCGGCCTCCACCGCATCAACATTTACGAGATGTTTGGAGTTCCTGCCACCGACAGCGCGGACCCTCTGGTGCGTCTGCTGGACACTCGGCTAGTGCAGGACTCTTTGAACCGCTGGGAAAGCTTCGACGTGAGCCCCGCCGTGTCgaagtggacttcaggaaaaggCCACAATCACGGCTTCATGGTGGAGGTGCTTCACCCGGAGAGAGGGGAGAAGGATGGGGACCAGAGACATAGGCACGTCAGGGTAAGCCGGTCCCTGCACCAAAACCAGGACTCATGGCCTCAGGCACGGCCCTTGTTGGTGACGTACGGCCACGACGGCCGCGGAGACTCCGTGCTCCACACGAGGGAAAAACGGCAGGCGACGCTCCGCAAACAACGCAGGAAGCACCAGCACAAGGCGAGCTGCAAGAGGCATGCCTTGTATGTGGACTTCAGTGATGTGGGATGGAATGAGTGGATAGTGGCACCCCCTGGCTACCATGCCTTTTATTGTCACGGGGAATGTCCTTTCCCCCTTGCAGACCACCTCAATGCAACTAATCATGCTATTGTGCAGACTCTTGTCAACTCAGTCAACTCAAACATCCCCAGAGCCTGCTGTGTGCCCACTGAACTCAGCCCCATTTCCTTGCTCTACCTGGACGAATATGAGAAGGTCATTCTGAAAAACTACCAGGACATGGTGGTGGAGGGCTGCGGCTGCCGGTGA